The proteins below are encoded in one region of Helicoverpa armigera isolate CAAS_96S chromosome 11, ASM3070526v1, whole genome shotgun sequence:
- the LOC110377965 gene encoding protein arginine N-methyltransferase 7 isoform X1: MTSTYLLRLRSHFVVFSLKRLKSSVSTMKVFTQKRNPITGSTEWDVQDENYDFHQEIARAGFADMLHDTERNKKYHRALQIAIEKMHSNGKKANVLDIGTGTGLLSIMAARSGADSIVACEAFKPMAECCTKILQINGVADKIKLIPKRSTELTVGVDGDMPQKANILVTEVFDTELIGEGALSTFSHAHKHLLEKDCIVVPDSAVMYAQVVECPTLWKWNKLNDLADEDLDIVLRTPQKMVDCPGSAAVHDLQLSQLPRHAFKELSEQIPVFVYDWSGETPIVMKQTVKQDFTVSDTGRAQVVFMWWELNMDTEGRIGLSCAPWWNHPDADLSSERPQDSIPWRDHWMQAVYYLPQDLTLQKDSEATLIFCQDEYSLWFYLETENFKRQNYKRPNCECGVHMALSRTHVSYLNDGRRSKKFLAQLKEEINNESVVLDVNGSSFMGLASAKFGAKAVYILESLSLNVGILQDYIDANGLQNIQFISEVNDELLNQVTTVIGDPNFASAILPWENLKMAYLLFQYRNKLNNCVSVIPQGCEIWAMPVEFQDLHKISIPLGKCEGIDMAVFDGLVEVGHSRTISDAEIEAQPLWEYPCRCRGEPVRLLHIDFTNLKPALAMDGVYEVKPEAEEGQLVNGFALWAVWKVGGAQSSGPVHPPVVGDRVDWDPHTRQGVKIFKKSYDASSSFKWRYQAVCDLEKGQFNVDIDLVLE; encoded by the exons ATGACATCAACATACTTATTGAGATTACGTAGTCATTTTGTAGTGTTTTCATTAAAAAG ATTAAAAAGCTCTGTTTCGACCATGAAAGTGTTTACGCAGAAGAGGAACCCTATTACGGGGAGCACAGAGTGGGATGTCCAGGATGAGAACTATGATTTTCACCAGGAAATAGCACGGGCTGGATTCGCCGATATGTTGCATGATACTGAGAGAAACAAGAAGTATCATAGAGCCCTGCAAATTGCTATAGAGAAGATGCATAGTAATGGAAAGAAAGCGAATGTTTTGGATATAG GTACCGGAACAGGTCTTCTATCAATAATGGCAGCGAGATCCGGTGCTGATTCCATCGTAGCCTGTGAAGCATTCAAACCGATGGCAGAATGTTGCACCAAGATCTTGCAAATAAATGGAGTGGCggacaaaataaaactcattcCTAAGAGATCCACAGAACTTACCGTGGGTGTTGATGGGGATATGCCACAGAAAGCTAATATTTTAGTTACGGAGGTGTTTGATACTGAGTTGATTGGAGAAG GAGCTCTATCAACATTCTCGCACGCACACAAGCACCTTCTTGAAAAGGACTGCATAGTGGTGCCTGATTCTGCGGTGATGTATGCTCAAGTGGTGGAGTGTCCAACACTGTGGAAGTGGAACAAACTCAATGATCTGGCTGATGAGGACCTTGATATTGTGTTGAGAACACCTCAAAAG ATGGTTGACTGCCCCGGTTCCGCAGCAGTTCACGATCTCCAACTATCCCAGCTACCTCGCCATGCCTTCAAGGAACTCTCAGAACAGATCCCCGTATTCGTCTATGACTGGTCAGGGGAAACTCCCATTGTCATGAAACAGACGGTCAAGCAGGACTTTACAGTTAGTGATACCGGAAGAGCACAGGTTGTGTTCATGTGGTGGGAACTTAATATGGATACGGAAG GTAGAATCGGCCTAAGCTGTGCCCCATGGTGGAATCATCCTGACGCCGACTTATCTTCGGAAAGACCACAAGACAGCATACCTTGGCGAGACCATTGGATGCAAGCCGTCTACTACCTACCCCAAGACTTAACCCTCCAAAAAGATTCCGAAGCCACCCTTATATTCTGCCAAGATGAATACTCCCTATGGTTTTACCTTGAAACGGAAAATTTCAAAAGACAAAACTATAAAAGACCAAATTGCGAATGTGGAGTACATATGGCATTATCAAGAACTCATGTGTCCTATCTAAATGATGGCAGACGCAGCAAAAAGTTTTTAGCACAATTGAAAGAGGAAATTAACAATGAGTCCGTAGTTCTAGATGTCAATGGAAGCAGTTTCATGGGGTTAGCGTCGGCGAAATTTGGCGCGAAAGCTGTTTACATTTTGGAAAGTTTGAGCTTAAATGTTGGCATATTACAGGATTATATTGATGCCAATGGGCTTCAGAATATTCAGTTTATATCTGAAGTTAACGATGAGTTGTTAAATCAAGTTACAACTGTTATAGGTGATCCTAATTTTGCAAGTGCAATACTGCCGTGGGAGAATTTAAAGATGGCGTATCTCTTATTTCAATATAGGAATAAGTTGAATAATTGTGTGTCGGTCATACCTCAGGGGTGTGAGATTTGGGCCATGCCTGTAGAGTTCCAAGACTTGCATAAGATTTCTATACCTTTGGGCAAATGTGAAGGCATCGATATGGCTGTTTTTGATGGATTAGTTGAGGTGGGT CACTCCCGCACAATAAGCGACGCGGAGATAGAAGCGCAGCCGCTGTGGGAGTACCCGTGCCGATGTCGCGGCGAGCCCGTGCGGCTGCTCCACATCGACTTCACTAACCTCAAGCCTGCCCTAGCCATGGATGGAGTGTATGAAGT TAAACCAGAAGCAGAAGAAGGACAGTTAGTAAACGGCTTCGCACTATGGGCCGTGTGGAAGGTCGGCGGGGCCCAGAGCTCGGGGCCCGTGCACCCGCCCGTGGTGGGCGACAGAGTCGACTGGGACCCTCACACTAGACAGGGCGTTAAGATATTC AAAAAGTCATACGACGCGAGTAGTTCTTTCAAGTGGCGGTACCAAGCGGTTTGCGACCTCGAGAAGGGACAGTTCAATGTCGACATAGATTTAGTGCTAGAGTAG
- the LOC110377971 gene encoding 15-hydroxyprostaglandin dehydrogenase [NAD(+)], with protein MELKGKVALITGAAAGIGLAYSQELLKQGAKVSICDIDSEIGEQVVDDLGNKYGRKNVLFCRCDVTDYPQYEEAFEMTMEVFNRLDIVINNAGVMNDRFWELEVDVNLNGVIRGTLLAYRFMSKDRGGQGGTIVNTASTAFTRPQVSTPIYTATNYAIVGLTRAYGDQYHVNLTGVRSMVICPGLTDTGLVKEIRKQLMSSEYEAAWQRDNATCKMQSSEHVGRSLVEILAKGQSGSVWIVDNGTPAREWRG; from the exons ATGGAGCTCAAGGGGAAAGTAGCCCTCATCACCGGCGCCGCGGCCGGCATCGGCCTAGCTTACAGCCAGGAGCTGCTCAAACAGGGAGCCAAG GTTTCGATATGCGATATCGATTCTGAAATCGGCGAGCAAGTGGTGGACGATTTGGGCAACAAGTATGGCCGCAAGAATGTGCTGTTCTGCCGCTGTGACGTCACTGACTATCCCCAGTATGAGG AGGCATTCGAGATGACAATGGAAGTGTTCAACCGGCTGGACATAGTGATCAACAACGCGGGTGTAATGAACGACCGATTCTGGGAACTCGAAGTCGACGTCAATTTA AATGGCGTGATACGCGGTACTCTGCTAGCGTATCGGTTCATGAGCAAGGACCGCGGCGGACAAGGGGGCACCATCGTGAACACTGCGTCAACTGCATTCACCAGGCCTCAAGTGTCCACGCCCATATACACAGCCACTAACTACGCTATCGTGGGACTCACTAGGGCTTATGGG GATCAATACCACGTGAACTTAACCGGGGTTCGGAGTATGGTGATTTGCCCGGGCCTGACTGACACAGGGCTTGTGAAGGAGATTCGCAAGCAACTGATGTCGTCAGAATATGAGGCTGCGTGGCAGAGGGATAATGCTACCTGCAAAATGCAAAG CTCAGAGCACGTGGGCCGCTCGCTAGTGGAGATTTTGGCTAAAGGTCAAAGCGGTTCCGTCTGGATTGTGGACAACGGCACACCGGCACGAGAATGGCGCGGTTAA
- the LOC110377969 gene encoding kelch-like protein 10, which yields MEFNSKHRKLSKNKNSVRTPSSSKPRLTKKKIVTRKRKCVCLPENYSVVEFPTIWNELRQNGQLCDGTIVCRDMKTIRVHRAILSAVSPYFKAIFINSLKKGEPEETEIFVDVPSYYMTLILDYAYTGTCTVTAENVEYLLPYADQFDVVGVIQLCCQFLLHELRPHNCLGIFKFARYYFCSELEKKGKLYIRQNFSRILKECIEFKSLSYDELEDILRDDELNVRNEEIVFQAVKTWVEHDIENRRKCIPPLLLCVRFGHISYKYFKSKILQWQPVAEDEKCQEALYPAVVFLTLLDSRPGTEADLNDPLARPRIPFEILFAVGGWSAGSPTSFVETYDTRADRWFLSIHMDLTPRAYHGLCTLNNLIYMIGGFDGSDHFNTVRCYDPVANTWHERACMYQARCYVSVVAHDGLIYALGGYNGRTRMSSVERYYPDKNQWEMTTPMNKQRSDASAASLGGKIYIVGGFNGQEVLSSAEVFDPDTKQWSFIRSMLSPRSGVSLIAYRDCLYALGGFNGYSRLNTGERFNPQRGGDWQEVTEMFSARSNFATVLLDDMIFVIGGFNGSTTIPHVECYDGDTMEWYDAAPMNLNRSALSACVLAGLPNARSFSYLAKAVPAAGADQAHHS from the exons ATGGAATTTAATTCGAAACAtcgaaaattatcaaaaaataaaaattctgttcGTACTCCTTCATCCTCGAAACCCAGATTAACCAAAAAGAAGATTGTTACGCGAAAACGGAAATGCGTGTGCCTCCCTGAAAATTATTCAGTTGTTGAGTTTCCTACGATATGGAATGAGCTGAGACAGAACGGCCAGCTGTGCGATGGCACTATCGTCTGCAGGGATATGAAAACGATCCGAGTGCACCGGGCGATACTTTCAGCCGTTAGTCCGTATTTCAAAGCCATATTTATTAATTCGTTGAAGAAAGGAGAGCCAGAGGAAACGGAGATTTTCGTCGATGTCCCCAGCTACTACATGACCTTGATTCTCGATTATGCTTACACAGGGACATGCACAGTAACTGCAGAAAACGTTGAATATCTTTTACCATATGCGGATCAATTTGATGTTGTTGGTGTGATTCAGCTATGCTGTCAGTTCCTTTTGCACGAGCTGAGGCCGCATAACTGTCTTGGAATATTCAAATTCGCAAGATATTATTTCTGTAGTGAGCTAGAAAAAAAAGGAAAGTTGTATATAAGACAGAATTTTAGCAGAATACTTAAGGAATGTATTGAATTTAAATCGCTTTCATATGATGAATTAGAAGATATTCTGAGAGATGATGAACTGAACGTTCGAAACGAAGAAATAGTATTCCAAGCAGTTAAAACATGGGTGGAACATGACATAGAAAACAGAAGGAAATGTATTCCACCGTTACTTTTGTGCGTACGGTTCGGTCACATCagctataaatatttcaaatcgaaAATATTGCAATGGCAACCGGTTGCCGAGGACGAG AAATGTCAAGAAGCTTTGTATCCAGCCGTGGTATTCCTCACATTGTTGGATTCGAGGCCGGGTACAGAAGCAGATCTCAACGATCCATTAGCAAGGCCTCGAATACCTTTTGAGATACTTTTTGCAGTTGGTGGCTGGAGCGCAGGCAGCCCCACCAGTTTCGTTGAAACTTATGATACAag GGCGGACCGATGGTTCCTTTCGATCCACATGGATCTCACGCCACGCGCGTACCACGGTCTCTGCACGTTGAACAACTTGATCTACATGATCGGCGGGTTCGACGGCAGTGACCACTTCAACACAGTCCGGTGTTACGACCCGGTGGCGAACACTTGGCATGAACGGGCTTGTATGTACCAGGCGAGGTGCTACGTCAGCGTTGTTGCTCACG ACGGTCTAATCTACGCGTTGGGTGGTTACAACGGTCGCACGCGCATGTCATCGGTAGAGCGCTACTATCCCGACAAGAATCAGTGGGAGATGACCACGCCGATGAACAAACAGCGCTCAGATGCTAGCGCCGCCTCGCTTGGTGGAAAG ATATACATCGTGGGCGGATTCAACGGCCAAGAAGTCCTCAGTTCTGCCGAGGTGTTCGACCCTGATACAAAACAGTGGAGCTTCATCAGATCCATGCTCAGTCCGCGCTCCGGTGTTAGCCTCATCGCTTACAGAGACTGCCTCTACGCGCTAGGAGGGTTCAATGGATATAGTCGGTTAAACACCG GCGAGAGATTCAACCCACAGCGCGGCGGGGACTGGCAAGAGGTGACAGAAATGTTCAGCGCAAGAAGCAATTTTGCCACGGTGTTACTTGATGACATGATTTTCGTTATCGGAGGATTTAATG GGTCAACTACAATTCCACACGTGGAGTGCTACGACGGCGACACGATGGAATGGTACGACGCCGCCCCCATGAACCTGAACCGCTCAGCGCTCAGTGCCTGTGTTCTAGCCGGCCTGCCCAACGCGCGCTCCTTCTCCTACCTCGCCAAGGCCGTGCCCGCCGCCGGCGCAGACCAGGCCCACCACTCCTGA
- the Bhd gene encoding folliculin, translated as MNAIVGLCHFCEAHGPRPLFCTFTTDNDKNTTESSRASVQCSGCTSLGPETVFVSRDDDGTIYCSRESVPNADVTSFLRQAAIRSITCEVNWKKEGGVVYFNDTHGHVLSLTFQLKDTWARGLKRWFSIVVLMKDKMLLLNITPLLSEHMQKISKELQDLAEAVFDAEQKVCSQRALRLKTGRNDFVQSRSVMHLTGDENVFNRLHSHFTWMLKAGAHTYSETLYTSQDLLKKLQPHAVKKSIFEPGTCSVAGDKECVALRLLEKLVSKAVFRILMYCALTGVYIVIKSSNVEATTIINGLSRLLPMKVPNNPRLRQSTSEESLPPAVCLLEETENNNFSYKWAGSLPNKCPTLMTRIESSMNNEKFNDDVLHQHIKSLQLEWLGVVKAVKAAIDSSGSRSDAVAKLKLVFGVGQHDEPLVNYWMSVFCS; from the exons ATGAATGCAATAGTGGGATTGTGCCATTTTTGTGAGGCTCATGGCCCACGGCCGCTATTTTGCACCTTCACCACAGACAATGACAAAAATACGACAGAATCTTCAAGAGCAAGTGTTCAGTGCAGTGGGTGTACTTCCCTGGGCCCAGAAACCGTGTTTGTGTCACGAGATGATGATGGCACCATATACTGTAGCAGGGAATCCGTGCCAAATGCTGACGTCACATCGTTTTTGAGACAGGCTGCTATTAGGAGCATTACTTGTGAA GTAAATTGGAAGAAGGAAGGTGGCGTCGTATACTTCAATGACACACACGGGCATGTCCTGAGCCTCACGTTTCAGCTGAAAGACACCTGGGCCAGAGGCCTGAAGAGGTGGTTCTCAATAGTGGTGCTCATGAAGGATAAAATGCTGCTGTTGAATATAACACCACTATTGTCTGAACATATGCAG aaAATATCAAAAGAATTGCAAGATTTAGCAGAAGCTGTGTTTGATGCTGAACAAAAAGTCTGTTCTCAAAGAGCTCTCAGACTGAAGACAGGCAGAAATGACTTTGTTCAGTCTAGATCAGTAATGCACTTGACTG GagatgaaaatgtattcaacaGGCTGCATTCTCACTTCACATGGATGCTAAAAGCTGGTGCTCACACCTACTCGGAAACATTATACACCAGTCAGGATCTACTCAAGAAGTTACAACCTCATGCTGTCAAGAAGTCTATATTTGAGCCGGGCACTTGTTCAGTGGCCGGTGACAAGGAATGTGTGGCTCTTAGGCTGCTTGAGAAGCTGGTTTCTAAGGCAGTGTTCAGGATATTGATGTACTGTGCGTTAACTGGAGTTTAT ATTGTTATAAAATCAAGTAATGTTGAAGCAACAACCATTATAAATGGCCTATCAAGATTACTGCCAATGAAAGTTCCTAACAATCCTAGACTAAGACAGAGTACTAGTGAAGAATCGTTACCACCAGCTGTATGCTTATTGGaagaaactgaaaataataattttagttataaGTGGGCAGGCTCACTGCCTAATAAAT GTCCTACACTAATGACTAGAATAGAATCATCAATGAATAATGAAAAGTTCAATGATGATGTTTTACATCAACACATCAAATCTCTTCAATTAGAATGGCTAGG gGTAGTAAAAGCTGTGAAAGCAGCAATAGATTCTTCAGGATCCAGATCTGATGCAGTAGCCAAGCTGAAGCTAGTGTTTGGAGTAGGCCAGCATGATGAACCTCTTGTGAACTACTGGATGAGCGTGTTTTGTAGCTGA
- the LOC126055495 gene encoding uncharacterized protein LOC126055495, producing the protein MRPVDRLRGGMPSTSRYKCYFDCDNDGPLHRFPKPEYPHLEKFNSWKKVLDKALQEKGDIYIYNQIRFCDRHFEECYRSASHRLTPNAIPTLDLSTLPVGQTLEGPSGHVEADMSNLLNISQDKLAVIEPSSSTHYHSDVQNALQTAERPKGSRKRGTCQYLKRVVTSKEKEIIKLKQKVLKLKKKYKEQNNKKLSARKISTSKSF; encoded by the exons atgcgtccagtggatcgtcttaggggcggaatgccatcaacgtcaagatataagtgctactttgattgtgacaatgacg gcccattgcaccgatttcctaaacctgaatacccacatttggaaaagtttaactcgtggaaaaaagtactagataaagctttacaagagaaaggcgacatctacatttataaccaaattcgattttgcgacagacattttgaagagtgttaccgttcagccagtcaccgacttactccaaatgcaataccaactctag atttatctacattaccagttggtcaaactcttgaaggtccatcgggacatgtcgaggcagacatgtcgaatttattaaacatttcgcaagataaacttgctgtcattgagccatccagctctacccactatcatagtgatgtacagaatgcattacagacagctgaacgccctaaag gttctaggaaaagagggacttgtcaatatttaaaacgagtcgtcacctccaaagagaaggagataataaagttaaaacagaaagtattgaagctgaaaaagaaatataaggaacaaaataacaagaaactctctgcaaggaaaatttccacatcaaaatcattttga
- the LOC110377964 gene encoding uncharacterized protein LOC110377964 has product MTRSCHSIQPSLRRFSIMAAAVGRICGARLLKNYGIVSPQVCQLSTSAQGWTRNRKLWLSTLGVVGGGVGALLFALEQSVQASGSEAHAPHQPWSHDGWFKSLDHASVRRGYEVYKQVCKACHSLQYIAFRNLVDVTHTEEEAKAEAAEVMIKDGPDEEGNYFERPGKLSDYLPSPYPNENAARAANNGAYPPDLSLICSGRKGGEDYIFALLTGYMEAPAGVILREGQNYNPYFPGGAISMAQVLFDEAAEYSDGTPATASQLAKDVATFLRWCSEPELDERRLMTIKAIGMFTMLAAVSYYFKRHKWSTMKSRKLAYKPVSKK; this is encoded by the exons ATGACTCGTAGTTGTCATTCGATTCAGCCTTCATTACGACGTTTTTCTATCATGGCGGCCGCCGTCGGTAGGATTTGTGGGGCACgtcttttgaaaaattatggCATAGTTTCTCCCCAG GTTTGTCAGCTGTCCACCAGCGCTCAAGGATGGACAAGGAACAGAAAACTG TGGCTCTCAACACTGGGAGTGGTGGGTGGTGGCGTGGGAGCTCTTCTGTTCGCCCTTGAGCAGTCAGTGCAGGCTTCAGGCTCTGAAGCCCACGCCCCACATCAGCCTTGGAGCCACGACGGGTGGTTCAAATCATTAGACCACGCCAG TGTCCGTCGTGGCTACGAAGTATACAAGCAAGTGTGCAAGGCCTGCCACTCGCTGCAGTACATCGCCTTCCGAAACCTCGTCGATGTGACCCACACCGAAGAAGAGGCGAAGGCTGAGGCTGCTGAA GTGATGATCAAGGATGGACCTGATGAGGAGGGTAACTACTTCGAGAGGCCCGGCAAGCTGTCCGACTACTTGCCTTCTCCATACCCCAACGAGAACGCGGCAAGAGCAGCCAACAACG GCGCGTATCCTCCGGATCTGTCGCTGATCTGCTCGGGTCGTAAGGGCGGTGAGGACTACATATTCGCACTGCTGACCGGGTACATGGAGGCCCCGGCCGGAGTCATCCTCCGTGAGGGACAGAACTACAACCCGTACTTCCCTGGCGGCGCTATTTCCATGGCGCAAGTACTTTTCGACGAG GCGGCTGAGTACAGCGACGGCACGCCGGCGACGGCGTCGCAGCTGGCCAAGGACGTGGCCACCTTCCTGCGGTGGTGCTCGGAGCCCGAGCTCGACGAGCGACGACTCATGACCATTAAGGCCATCGGCATGTTCACCATGCTCGCCGCTGTCAGCTACTACTTCAAACGACACAAGTGGTCCACAATGAAGTCCAGAAAACTAGCCTACAAACCCGTCTCTAAGAAATAA
- the LOC110377965 gene encoding protein arginine N-methyltransferase 7 isoform X2: MTSTYLLRLRSHFVVFSLKRLKSSVSTMKVFTQKRNPITGSTEWDVQDENYDFHQEIARAGFADMLHDTERNKKYHRALQIAIEKMHSNGKKANVLDIGTGTGLLSIMAARSGADSIVACEAFKPMAECCTKILQINGVADKIKLIPKRSTELTVGVDGDMPQKANILVTEVFDTELIGEGALSTFSHAHKHLLEKDCIVVPDSAVMYAQVVECPTLWKWNKLNDLADEDLDIVLRTPQKMVDCPGSAAVHDLQLSQLPRHAFKELSEQIPVFVYDWSGETPIVMKQTVKQDFTVSDTGRAQVVFMWWELNMDTEGRIGLSCAPWWNHPDADLSSERPQDSIPWRDHWMQAVYYLPQDLTLQKDSEATLIFCQDEYSLWFYLETENFKRQNYKRPNCECGVHMALSRTHVSYLNDGRRSKKFLAQLKEEINNESVVLDVNGSSFMGLASAKFGAKAVYILESLSLNVGILQDYIDANGLQNIQFISEVNDELLNQVTTVIGDPNFASAILPWENLKMAYLLFQYRNKLNNCVSVIPQGCEIWAMPVEFQDLHKISIPLGKCEGIDMAVFDGLVEHSRTISDAEIEAQPLWEYPCRCRGEPVRLLHIDFTNLKPALAMDGVYEVKPEAEEGQLVNGFALWAVWKVGGAQSSGPVHPPVVGDRVDWDPHTRQGVKIFKKSYDASSSFKWRYQAVCDLEKGQFNVDIDLVLE, from the exons ATGACATCAACATACTTATTGAGATTACGTAGTCATTTTGTAGTGTTTTCATTAAAAAG ATTAAAAAGCTCTGTTTCGACCATGAAAGTGTTTACGCAGAAGAGGAACCCTATTACGGGGAGCACAGAGTGGGATGTCCAGGATGAGAACTATGATTTTCACCAGGAAATAGCACGGGCTGGATTCGCCGATATGTTGCATGATACTGAGAGAAACAAGAAGTATCATAGAGCCCTGCAAATTGCTATAGAGAAGATGCATAGTAATGGAAAGAAAGCGAATGTTTTGGATATAG GTACCGGAACAGGTCTTCTATCAATAATGGCAGCGAGATCCGGTGCTGATTCCATCGTAGCCTGTGAAGCATTCAAACCGATGGCAGAATGTTGCACCAAGATCTTGCAAATAAATGGAGTGGCggacaaaataaaactcattcCTAAGAGATCCACAGAACTTACCGTGGGTGTTGATGGGGATATGCCACAGAAAGCTAATATTTTAGTTACGGAGGTGTTTGATACTGAGTTGATTGGAGAAG GAGCTCTATCAACATTCTCGCACGCACACAAGCACCTTCTTGAAAAGGACTGCATAGTGGTGCCTGATTCTGCGGTGATGTATGCTCAAGTGGTGGAGTGTCCAACACTGTGGAAGTGGAACAAACTCAATGATCTGGCTGATGAGGACCTTGATATTGTGTTGAGAACACCTCAAAAG ATGGTTGACTGCCCCGGTTCCGCAGCAGTTCACGATCTCCAACTATCCCAGCTACCTCGCCATGCCTTCAAGGAACTCTCAGAACAGATCCCCGTATTCGTCTATGACTGGTCAGGGGAAACTCCCATTGTCATGAAACAGACGGTCAAGCAGGACTTTACAGTTAGTGATACCGGAAGAGCACAGGTTGTGTTCATGTGGTGGGAACTTAATATGGATACGGAAG GTAGAATCGGCCTAAGCTGTGCCCCATGGTGGAATCATCCTGACGCCGACTTATCTTCGGAAAGACCACAAGACAGCATACCTTGGCGAGACCATTGGATGCAAGCCGTCTACTACCTACCCCAAGACTTAACCCTCCAAAAAGATTCCGAAGCCACCCTTATATTCTGCCAAGATGAATACTCCCTATGGTTTTACCTTGAAACGGAAAATTTCAAAAGACAAAACTATAAAAGACCAAATTGCGAATGTGGAGTACATATGGCATTATCAAGAACTCATGTGTCCTATCTAAATGATGGCAGACGCAGCAAAAAGTTTTTAGCACAATTGAAAGAGGAAATTAACAATGAGTCCGTAGTTCTAGATGTCAATGGAAGCAGTTTCATGGGGTTAGCGTCGGCGAAATTTGGCGCGAAAGCTGTTTACATTTTGGAAAGTTTGAGCTTAAATGTTGGCATATTACAGGATTATATTGATGCCAATGGGCTTCAGAATATTCAGTTTATATCTGAAGTTAACGATGAGTTGTTAAATCAAGTTACAACTGTTATAGGTGATCCTAATTTTGCAAGTGCAATACTGCCGTGGGAGAATTTAAAGATGGCGTATCTCTTATTTCAATATAGGAATAAGTTGAATAATTGTGTGTCGGTCATACCTCAGGGGTGTGAGATTTGGGCCATGCCTGTAGAGTTCCAAGACTTGCATAAGATTTCTATACCTTTGGGCAAATGTGAAGGCATCGATATGGCTGTTTTTGATGGATTAGTTGAG CACTCCCGCACAATAAGCGACGCGGAGATAGAAGCGCAGCCGCTGTGGGAGTACCCGTGCCGATGTCGCGGCGAGCCCGTGCGGCTGCTCCACATCGACTTCACTAACCTCAAGCCTGCCCTAGCCATGGATGGAGTGTATGAAGT TAAACCAGAAGCAGAAGAAGGACAGTTAGTAAACGGCTTCGCACTATGGGCCGTGTGGAAGGTCGGCGGGGCCCAGAGCTCGGGGCCCGTGCACCCGCCCGTGGTGGGCGACAGAGTCGACTGGGACCCTCACACTAGACAGGGCGTTAAGATATTC AAAAAGTCATACGACGCGAGTAGTTCTTTCAAGTGGCGGTACCAAGCGGTTTGCGACCTCGAGAAGGGACAGTTCAATGTCGACATAGATTTAGTGCTAGAGTAG
- the LOC110377972 gene encoding large ribosomal subunit protein eL18, with amino-acid sequence MGIDINHKHDRKVRRTEVKSQDVYLRLLVKLYRYLARRTNAKFNQIILRRLFMSRINRPPLSLSRLARHMKKPTREGMIAVVVGSITNDVRLYKVPKLTVAALHVTEKARARILAAGGEILTFDQLALRAPTGAKTVLLQGRRNAREAVRHFGPAPGAPRSHTKPYVRTKGHERARPSRRSNV; translated from the exons ATG GGTATCGACATCAACCACAAACACGACAGGAAAGTTAGGCGCACCGAAGTCAAGTCTCAGGATGTGTACCTGAGATTGCTTGTTAAA CTATACAGGTACTTGGCTCGCCGTACAAATGCCAAGTTCAACCAGATTATCCTGCGTAGGCTGTTCATGAGCCGCATCAACCGCCCTCCGCTATCGCTGTCGCGGTTGGCGCGTCACATGAAGAAGCCTACTCGCGAGGGCATGATTGCCGTCGTGGTCGGCAGCATCACCAACGATGTGAGGCTCTACAAGGTGCCCAAGCTAACAGTCGCCGCTCTGCACGTCACAGAGAAGGCTCGCGCCCGCATCTTGGCCGCTGGAG GAGAGATCCTGACTTTCGATCAGCTGGCTCTGCGCGCCCCCACTGGCGCCAAGACCGTTCTGCTGCAGGGTCGCCGCAACGCCCGCGAGGCTGTCCGTCACTTCGGCCCCGCGCCGGGAGCTCCGCGCTCGCACACGAAGCCCTACGTGCGCACTAAGGGACACGAACGCGCGCGGCCTAGCCGTCGTTCGAACGTGTAA